From the genome of Thermoflexus hugenholtzii, one region includes:
- the rsgA gene encoding ribosome small subunit-dependent GTPase A, whose amino-acid sequence MRSLEEGLVIRTLGAAYDVQGPDGVVRCVLRGRLRRQTEGPQRPVIGDRVQFERVSPKEGAIIAILPRRTALVRREPLDPEKAHVIAANLDQIVAVFAAVPEPDLFQIDRYLAVAEANGLPSLLVLNKIDLAEDLPALRERLAEYEELGYPVLYTSAVTGAGLEALRERVRGKISAFIGPSGVGKSSLLNALQPGLGLRVGSINPRTGMGRHTTTRSELIPFEGGYLADTPGLRDIGVWGIRPEDLAACFPEMRPYIGRCEFSDCLHLEEPGCAVRRAVARGKIRRRRYESYRQILIEQQAARAS is encoded by the coding sequence ATGCGGAGTCTGGAAGAGGGATTGGTGATCCGGACGCTGGGCGCGGCGTATGATGTGCAGGGCCCCGATGGAGTGGTGCGGTGCGTGCTGCGGGGGCGTCTGCGGCGCCAGACGGAGGGCCCCCAGCGGCCGGTGATCGGGGACCGCGTGCAGTTCGAGCGGGTCTCCCCGAAGGAGGGGGCCATCATCGCCATCCTCCCCCGGCGCACCGCCCTGGTCCGCCGCGAGCCGCTGGATCCCGAGAAGGCCCACGTCATCGCCGCCAATCTGGATCAGATCGTGGCGGTCTTCGCCGCCGTCCCGGAGCCCGATCTCTTCCAGATCGACCGTTATCTGGCGGTGGCCGAGGCGAACGGCCTTCCCTCTCTCCTGGTCCTCAACAAGATCGACCTGGCGGAGGATCTCCCTGCGCTCCGGGAGCGCCTCGCGGAGTATGAGGAGCTGGGCTATCCGGTGCTGTATACCAGCGCGGTCACCGGGGCCGGCCTGGAAGCGCTGCGGGAGCGGGTGCGGGGGAAGATCAGCGCCTTCATCGGCCCCTCCGGGGTGGGCAAATCCAGCCTGCTGAACGCCCTCCAGCCCGGCCTGGGGTTGCGCGTGGGGTCCATCAACCCGCGGACCGGGATGGGGCGTCATACCACCACCCGCAGCGAGCTGATCCCCTTTGAAGGCGGATATCTGGCCGACACCCCTGGCTTGCGGGACATCGGTGTGTGGGGGATCCGGCCGGAGGACCTGGCGGCGTGTTTCCCGGAGATGCGTCCTTACATCGGCCGCTGTGAGTTCTCCGATTGCCTCCATCTGGAGGAGCCCGGCTGCGCCGTCCGCCGCGCGGTGGCCCGCGGGAAGATCCGCCGGCGCCGCTACGAGAGCTACCGGCAGATCCTGATCGAGCAGCAGGCGGCCCGCGCCTCGTAA
- a CDS encoding glycosyltransferase family 1 protein, with amino-acid sequence MARIVIDVTAAVRQGAGIGRYARELTRAILQAFPEHRYTLFYAGPVRFPLTWAQAPGLRLRAAPLPEKGMVWLWHRLSLPVPLELFTGVADLIYSPDFLLPPTLPGRRTLLTVHDLSFEVMPETLPTPLVAYLRRNVPRAVRRATHILADSEATRQDLIRLWGVPAEKITVLYSGVEPRFRPVQDPALHARVRARYGLGPWPFILTVGTVQPRKNYPRLIEAFAALVREGIFPEGHLVIVGEKGWQAEGTFEAIRRSGMAERIHWLGFVDDADLPALYSAAAVFALVSRYEGFGLPALEAMACGTPVVASRVSSLPEVVGEAGVLVDPESVADIARGLRAALEDPERRAALREAGLERARRFTWEAAARQWHEIVLRLLKGTQGLR; translated from the coding sequence ATGGCGCGCATCGTGATCGACGTCACCGCGGCGGTGCGGCAGGGCGCGGGGATCGGGCGCTATGCCCGGGAGCTGACCCGCGCCATCCTGCAGGCGTTCCCGGAGCACCGTTACACCCTGTTCTACGCCGGCCCGGTGCGCTTCCCCCTGACGTGGGCGCAGGCCCCTGGGCTTCGCCTGCGGGCGGCCCCGCTGCCCGAGAAGGGCATGGTCTGGCTCTGGCATCGCCTGTCCCTCCCGGTCCCCCTGGAGCTCTTCACCGGGGTTGCGGACCTGATCTATTCCCCGGATTTCCTGCTCCCGCCCACGCTGCCCGGGCGGCGCACGCTGCTGACCGTCCACGATCTTTCTTTTGAGGTGATGCCCGAGACCCTCCCCACGCCCCTGGTGGCCTACCTGCGCCGGAACGTCCCCCGCGCCGTCCGGCGGGCGACCCACATCCTGGCCGACTCCGAGGCCACGCGGCAGGATCTCATCCGGCTGTGGGGCGTGCCGGCGGAGAAGATCACCGTGCTCTACAGCGGGGTGGAACCCCGCTTCCGGCCGGTTCAGGACCCGGCGCTTCACGCGCGGGTTCGGGCGCGCTACGGGCTGGGGCCGTGGCCGTTCATCCTCACGGTGGGCACGGTGCAGCCGCGCAAGAATTACCCGCGCCTGATCGAGGCCTTCGCCGCCCTGGTGCGGGAAGGGATCTTCCCCGAGGGCCATCTGGTCATCGTGGGGGAGAAGGGGTGGCAGGCGGAGGGGACCTTTGAGGCGATCCGGCGCTCGGGGATGGCGGAGCGGATCCACTGGCTGGGCTTTGTGGACGATGCGGATCTGCCGGCGCTGTATTCCGCCGCCGCGGTTTTCGCGCTGGTCTCGCGGTATGAGGGCTTCGGCCTGCCGGCGCTGGAGGCGATGGCCTGCGGGACGCCGGTGGTGGCCTCGCGGGTCTCCTCCCTGCCGGAGGTGGTGGGGGAGGCGGGGGTGCTGGTGGACCCGGAGTCCGTGGCGGACATCGCGCGGGGGCTGCGGGCGGCCCTGGAGGATCCCGAGCGGCGGGCGGCGTTGCGGGAGGCGGGCCTGGAACGGGCCCGCCGCTTCACCTGGGAGGCGGCCGCCCGGCAGTGGCACGAGATCGTCTTGCGGCTCCTGAAGGGGACTCAGGGCCTTCGGTGA
- a CDS encoding DUF2298 domain-containing protein has product MPRDEKGWWIALLPLIMIVALALRLTGLNWDESQHLHPDERFLTMVTEALAWPRDLGEYLDSARSPLNPYNRGYTFFVYGDLPIILTRGIGELVTAICQAEARLEMERRPQAEAPSPGKARICPFPRRTALGYDEITLLGRALSALLDAGTVLLTFFIGRALMGVEGGLLAAALMAFSVMNIQQAHFYTTDTWATFFSTAALLGMIRMLRRPTPAAAALTGTMAGAALASRINLWPLLALMALAALLSLRGPGKTLRLWIAAGVAAALAFRLGMPYAFAGWILPDPRWLANMREIQALISGAADYPPGHQWTDRTPILFPLKNMVLWGMGLPFGAAAWLGWLGLGLALRRRLREEGIGLDPIPMGWLLLALWTGGYFLYMGTQWVKSMRYFLPIYPALALTAAWGLLRLRRLPQPAGRWLALAGIGIVVGGTFLWAWAFTGIYRQPVSRVAASRWLYAHVPTAITLLRADPPGARYPLPLGQNRLLVQEELVLTVPITPAQTISGLEIPHLRALGETPGLLHLTLEDPAGAVRLQLRIPAPSVPRHPDGDPVRAGGPEPLVLPAGDYLLRLRAEGGPLLLASSVIANEHWDDGLPLRVDGKDGFSIYQGLEMAWYDDDNEEKRQRALEWLERADWIVLSSQRLVWSIPRLPLRYPMTVAYYRALFEGRLGFDLVAVFHVKPRLGPLEIDDIGGRIGFDLPPLGFEEPLWGAEEAFSVYDHPPVWIFRKRPDFSLEQARRVLESVDLSQVVWQTPRQYTQARGLLMLDPVVWARQQAASTYRAIFPSESPLNRWPALGVLAWWLFFTLLGWGAWPLTAWAFPSLRDRGYALARILGPLLFAFLPWLMASLGIMDFNRTAMGLTLLAGLVVDVLLWPRVKPAIRAALRDPLWRVEEAVAVGAFAFWLLIRLGHPDLWHPVMGGEKPMDLSYLLATIRSLRFPPYDPWFAGGYINYYYFGYVIVGAPIKFLGFEVRYAYNAAIPTLAALTALGAFAAGAHLAAAGWPRARGKPIAAGLLAALFAVGVGNLGELKLLSDLFQEVGAQVTEAESPSLRETLIGMREVLTGRAALPARIEWWYWNPTRLIPDRDVTPITEFPYFTFLYADLHAHMMAFPLQLAALLIGLAWLRRARWGEPSGIAALALGALVVGALRPTNTWDYPTHLLLGLAALTLNAWTRGDLRTGSGIEGWLVRCVAFVGVGVLLFYPYLAHYATAYTAVELWKGDRTPLDIYLLLHGLFLGPILMWLVREAWRLRRWVLAGWRSDPLGTVGWIVAGALGLGLWLGGSRIAPVAVLAIPIILLSVALALRPYQAPERRFLWIWVASAAALTLGVEQVVLKGDIGRMNTVFKFYLQVWFLWALAAAVAVLTVEEAARRWAPAGRVLWRGFLGFLLFSALLYPVLATRARLYDRWEVSVGPTLDGFVFMEKAIADEAGVRYPVREEFEALRFLWDRVEGTPVVIESVRSPAYRGLRSRVAMFTGLPVVFGWDWHQRQQRTVVPESIIQRREADVNRFYETTDPDEAMAILRRYRVRYVMDGYAERLYYPPEGFGKFPLLIARGDLRLAFANEGVRIYEVIR; this is encoded by the coding sequence ATGCCGCGTGACGAAAAGGGTTGGTGGATCGCTCTGCTCCCCCTCATCATGATCGTCGCCCTGGCCCTTCGCCTGACAGGGCTGAACTGGGACGAGAGCCAGCATCTGCATCCCGACGAGCGCTTCCTCACCATGGTCACGGAGGCCCTGGCCTGGCCCCGGGACCTGGGAGAATACCTGGACTCCGCCCGCTCCCCCCTGAACCCCTATAACCGGGGCTACACCTTCTTCGTCTACGGGGACCTGCCCATCATTCTCACCCGGGGGATCGGCGAGCTGGTCACGGCGATCTGTCAGGCGGAGGCCCGGCTGGAGATGGAGCGTCGGCCCCAGGCGGAGGCGCCATCTCCGGGGAAGGCCCGCATCTGTCCCTTTCCCCGCCGCACGGCCCTCGGCTACGATGAGATCACCCTGCTCGGCCGCGCCCTCTCCGCCCTCCTGGACGCCGGGACGGTCCTGCTGACCTTTTTCATCGGCCGGGCGCTGATGGGGGTCGAAGGGGGGCTGCTGGCCGCCGCCCTCATGGCCTTCAGCGTGATGAACATCCAGCAGGCCCACTTTTACACCACGGACACCTGGGCGACGTTCTTCAGCACCGCCGCGCTCCTGGGGATGATCCGGATGCTCCGCCGCCCCACGCCGGCCGCCGCGGCCCTGACCGGGACGATGGCCGGGGCGGCCCTGGCCTCCCGCATCAACCTCTGGCCGCTGCTCGCCCTGATGGCCCTCGCCGCCCTCCTGTCCCTCCGCGGCCCCGGGAAGACCCTGCGCCTCTGGATCGCCGCCGGGGTCGCCGCCGCCCTCGCCTTCCGCCTGGGGATGCCCTACGCCTTCGCCGGATGGATCCTCCCCGACCCCCGCTGGCTGGCCAATATGCGGGAGATCCAGGCGCTGATCAGCGGGGCCGCCGATTACCCGCCCGGCCATCAATGGACAGATCGGACGCCCATCCTCTTCCCCCTGAAGAACATGGTCCTGTGGGGGATGGGCCTCCCCTTCGGCGCCGCGGCATGGCTCGGATGGCTGGGGCTGGGGCTGGCCCTCCGCCGGCGCCTGCGTGAGGAGGGGATCGGGCTCGATCCCATCCCCATGGGCTGGCTGCTCCTCGCGCTGTGGACCGGCGGGTATTTCCTGTATATGGGGACGCAGTGGGTGAAATCCATGCGCTACTTCCTCCCGATCTATCCGGCCCTGGCCCTGACCGCCGCCTGGGGGCTCCTGCGCCTGCGACGGCTCCCCCAACCGGCCGGACGATGGCTGGCCCTCGCCGGGATCGGGATCGTGGTCGGCGGGACCTTCCTCTGGGCCTGGGCCTTCACCGGGATCTACCGCCAGCCGGTCTCCCGGGTCGCCGCCTCCCGCTGGCTCTACGCCCACGTCCCCACCGCGATCACCCTTTTGCGCGCGGATCCCCCCGGCGCCCGCTATCCCCTGCCGCTGGGCCAAAATCGCCTCCTGGTCCAGGAGGAACTCGTCCTGACGGTCCCGATCACCCCTGCGCAGACGATCTCAGGCCTGGAGATCCCGCATCTGCGCGCCCTCGGGGAAACGCCCGGCCTGCTCCACCTGACCCTGGAAGATCCCGCGGGCGCCGTCCGCCTGCAGCTCCGGATCCCCGCCCCCTCTGTCCCCCGCCATCCGGATGGGGATCCCGTTCGGGCGGGGGGGCCGGAGCCTCTCGTCCTGCCGGCCGGGGATTACCTCCTGCGCCTGCGGGCCGAGGGCGGGCCGCTTCTGCTGGCCTCCTCGGTGATCGCCAACGAGCACTGGGACGACGGCCTGCCCCTGCGGGTGGATGGGAAGGATGGGTTCTCGATCTACCAGGGCCTGGAGATGGCCTGGTATGACGACGATAACGAGGAGAAGCGCCAACGCGCCCTGGAGTGGCTGGAGCGGGCGGACTGGATCGTCCTCTCCAGCCAGCGCCTGGTCTGGTCGATCCCCCGTCTCCCCCTGCGCTACCCGATGACTGTCGCCTACTACCGGGCCCTCTTTGAGGGCCGGCTGGGCTTCGACCTCGTCGCCGTCTTCCACGTGAAGCCGCGCCTGGGGCCGCTGGAGATCGACGACATCGGCGGGCGCATCGGCTTCGATCTTCCCCCGCTGGGGTTCGAGGAGCCCTTGTGGGGCGCCGAGGAGGCCTTCAGCGTCTACGACCATCCGCCGGTCTGGATCTTCCGCAAGCGGCCGGATTTCTCCCTCGAACAAGCCCGCCGGGTGCTGGAATCCGTGGATCTGAGCCAGGTGGTCTGGCAGACGCCGCGCCAGTATACCCAGGCCCGCGGCCTCCTGATGCTGGATCCGGTCGTCTGGGCGCGCCAGCAGGCGGCCTCCACGTATCGGGCGATCTTCCCATCCGAGAGCCCGTTGAATCGGTGGCCGGCCCTCGGGGTGCTGGCCTGGTGGCTCTTCTTCACCCTGCTCGGATGGGGAGCGTGGCCGCTGACGGCCTGGGCCTTCCCCAGCCTGCGGGATCGCGGATACGCGCTCGCGCGCATCCTGGGGCCACTGCTTTTCGCCTTCCTCCCATGGCTGATGGCCAGCCTGGGGATCATGGATTTCAACCGGACGGCCATGGGCCTCACCCTGCTCGCCGGCCTGGTCGTCGACGTCCTCCTGTGGCCTCGAGTGAAGCCGGCCATCCGGGCTGCCCTGCGGGATCCCCTCTGGCGGGTCGAGGAGGCGGTGGCCGTGGGGGCCTTCGCCTTCTGGCTGCTGATCCGCCTGGGCCATCCGGATCTCTGGCATCCGGTGATGGGCGGGGAGAAGCCCATGGACCTCTCGTATCTGCTGGCGACGATCCGCTCGTTGCGCTTCCCGCCCTACGACCCCTGGTTCGCCGGCGGCTATATCAACTACTACTACTTCGGCTACGTGATCGTCGGAGCGCCGATCAAGTTCCTGGGCTTCGAGGTGCGCTACGCCTATAACGCCGCGATCCCCACCCTGGCGGCCCTGACCGCCCTGGGGGCTTTCGCGGCGGGCGCGCACCTTGCGGCGGCCGGATGGCCCCGGGCGCGGGGGAAGCCCATCGCCGCCGGCCTGCTCGCCGCCCTGTTCGCGGTGGGCGTGGGCAACCTGGGGGAGCTGAAGCTGCTTTCCGACCTCTTCCAGGAGGTGGGGGCTCAGGTTACGGAGGCGGAGTCCCCCTCCCTGCGGGAAACCCTCATCGGGATGCGAGAGGTGCTGACCGGCCGCGCGGCGCTGCCCGCCCGCATCGAGTGGTGGTATTGGAATCCCACCCGCCTGATCCCGGATCGCGACGTCACGCCCATCACCGAGTTCCCCTATTTCACGTTCCTGTATGCGGACCTGCACGCGCACATGATGGCGTTCCCCCTGCAGCTGGCCGCTCTGCTGATCGGGCTGGCCTGGCTGCGCCGGGCGCGCTGGGGGGAGCCGTCGGGGATCGCCGCCCTCGCCCTGGGCGCCCTGGTCGTGGGCGCGCTGCGGCCCACCAACACGTGGGATTACCCCACCCACCTCCTCCTGGGGCTGGCCGCCCTCACCCTCAACGCCTGGACCCGCGGGGATCTCCGCACGGGGTCCGGCATCGAGGGATGGCTCGTCCGGTGCGTCGCCTTCGTCGGGGTGGGGGTCCTGCTCTTCTATCCCTATCTGGCGCACTACGCCACCGCATACACGGCGGTTGAACTCTGGAAAGGGGACCGCACCCCGCTGGACATCTACCTGTTGCTCCACGGCCTCTTCCTGGGGCCGATCCTGATGTGGCTGGTGCGGGAGGCCTGGCGGCTGCGCCGCTGGGTCCTCGCGGGCTGGCGGAGCGATCCCCTGGGGACGGTGGGGTGGATCGTGGCGGGGGCGCTCGGCCTGGGCCTGTGGCTGGGAGGCAGCCGGATCGCTCCGGTGGCCGTTCTCGCGATCCCGATCATCCTGCTGAGCGTCGCCCTCGCCCTGCGCCCCTATCAGGCGCCGGAGCGCCGCTTCCTCTGGATCTGGGTCGCGAGCGCGGCGGCCCTGACCCTGGGGGTGGAGCAGGTGGTGCTGAAGGGCGATATCGGGCGGATGAACACCGTCTTCAAGTTCTACCTCCAGGTGTGGTTCCTCTGGGCCCTCGCCGCCGCCGTCGCGGTCCTGACGGTGGAGGAGGCCGCCCGCCGGTGGGCGCCGGCCGGGCGCGTCCTCTGGCGGGGCTTCCTGGGCTTTCTGCTGTTCTCCGCCCTGCTCTACCCCGTCCTGGCCACCCGGGCCCGGCTGTATGACCGCTGGGAGGTCTCCGTGGGCCCCACCCTGGATGGCTTCGTCTTCATGGAGAAAGCCATCGCCGACGAGGCGGGGGTGCGCTACCCGGTGCGGGAGGAGTTCGAGGCCCTTCGCTTCCTGTGGGATCGGGTCGAGGGAACGCCCGTGGTCATCGAGTCGGTTCGCTCGCCGGCGTATCGGGGGCTGCGCAGCCGGGTCGCGATGTTCACCGGGCTGCCGGTGGTCTTCGGGTGGGACTGGCATCAGCGGCAGCAGCGGACGGTGGTGCCGGAATCCATCATTCAACGCCGCGAGGCGGACGTCAACCGGTTTTATGAGACCACCGACCCGGATGAGGCGATGGCCATCCTGCGCCGCTACCGTGTGCGCTACGTGATGGACGGATACGCGGAGCGCCTGTATTACCCGCCTGAGGGGTTCGGGAAGTTCCCCCTCCTGATCGCGCGCGGGGATCTCCGGCTGGCCTTCGCCAACGAGGGAGTGCGGATCTACGAGGTCATCCGTTGA
- a CDS encoding CU044_2847 family protein — MKRLIEFPLEDGATILVEAEVPEEPGMIPAARGERGVLKAQQTFEAALDRIRPAAQVLIQKLRALHDPPDEIQVEFGLSLNAQAGAFIAAASTEAHYKITLTWRREERKPGA; from the coding sequence ATGAAGCGCCTGATTGAATTCCCCCTGGAGGACGGTGCCACCATCCTGGTGGAAGCAGAGGTGCCGGAGGAGCCGGGGATGATCCCGGCGGCGCGGGGGGAGCGGGGCGTGCTGAAGGCGCAGCAGACCTTTGAGGCCGCCCTGGACCGGATCCGCCCGGCCGCGCAGGTCCTCATCCAGAAGCTCCGCGCCCTCCACGACCCGCCCGACGAGATCCAGGTGGAGTTCGGCCTGAGCCTGAACGCCCAGGCCGGCGCGTTCATCGCCGCCGCCAGCACCGAGGCTCACTATAAGATCACCCTGACCTGGAGGCGGGAGGAGAGAAAGCCGGGAGCCTGA
- a CDS encoding glucosyl-3-phosphoglycerate synthase encodes MPFDQILIPVEDVEAARGLLPLASALCPAERGEITLLGLVALPPERSLSHGTAEARTLRQRLMALAAEFPELPLRVRPRIRVSHCPWEEVLHFLQANRVSLMLLPWNGDPDGPVLGAPLARVLQESLCDLLLVRGPIREPWRRILLPVRGGPYTQLAVEVALALAEAWDGQVTLLHAASEARRVAAAFRPLARQFPRITRQMVLHGEIAQAVLEELRHHDGAVLGAPTRPGREEAQGLGPLARALSQGTEKPLILARAARAFLPGQPRPRGAPAQLPISVLVDKWFAENTFDAEEFSNLEELVALKRAQGVTISLGLPTLNEEATIGPILDIAREALMERYPLLDEIVVIDSASTDRTREIAREKGVPVYIHPEILPEVGSYRGKGEALWKSLYVLRGDLIVWTDTDITNYHPRFIYGLIGPLLRSPRIGLVKGFYRRPIRVGERLQAGGGGRVTELVARPLINLFFPELSGLIQPLSGEYAGRREILEQVPFFTGYGVEIGLLIDILERFGLWSIAQVDLQERIHRNQDLEALSKMAFAIIQVVIRRLEDRHKIQLLEEVNRSMKLIRHEPGRYYLEVEEIGDAERPPMITLPAYRERFRKQEPALLGVPPGRG; translated from the coding sequence ATGCCCTTCGATCAGATCCTGATCCCGGTGGAAGATGTCGAGGCCGCGCGGGGGCTGCTCCCGCTGGCCTCGGCGCTGTGTCCGGCGGAGCGGGGGGAGATCACCCTGCTGGGGCTGGTCGCCCTCCCGCCGGAGCGCTCCCTCAGCCATGGGACGGCGGAGGCCCGGACGCTGCGCCAGCGGCTGATGGCGCTGGCCGCGGAGTTCCCGGAGCTGCCCCTCCGGGTCCGTCCTCGCATCCGCGTTTCCCATTGCCCGTGGGAGGAGGTCCTTCACTTCCTCCAGGCGAACCGGGTCTCGCTGATGCTCCTGCCCTGGAACGGCGATCCGGACGGTCCGGTGCTGGGAGCGCCCCTGGCCCGGGTGCTCCAGGAATCCCTCTGCGATCTCCTCCTGGTCCGCGGTCCGATCCGGGAGCCCTGGCGGCGGATCCTGCTGCCGGTGCGGGGCGGGCCGTATACCCAGCTGGCGGTGGAGGTCGCCTTAGCGCTGGCGGAGGCCTGGGATGGGCAGGTGACCTTGCTCCACGCGGCCTCGGAGGCCCGACGGGTGGCGGCCGCCTTCCGACCGCTGGCCCGGCAGTTCCCCCGCATCACCCGCCAGATGGTCCTGCACGGCGAGATCGCCCAGGCCGTGCTGGAGGAGCTGCGCCACCACGACGGGGCGGTCCTGGGTGCCCCCACCCGACCGGGCCGGGAGGAGGCTCAGGGTCTGGGGCCGCTGGCCCGTGCCCTGAGCCAGGGGACGGAGAAGCCGCTGATCCTGGCCCGGGCCGCCCGGGCCTTCCTCCCCGGCCAGCCTCGACCGCGGGGCGCGCCGGCCCAGCTTCCCATCTCCGTGCTGGTGGACAAGTGGTTTGCGGAGAACACCTTCGACGCCGAGGAGTTCTCCAACCTGGAGGAACTGGTGGCCCTCAAGCGGGCTCAGGGGGTGACCATCAGCCTGGGGCTCCCCACCCTCAACGAGGAGGCCACCATCGGCCCCATCCTGGACATCGCCCGCGAGGCCCTGATGGAGCGCTACCCGCTCCTGGATGAGATCGTGGTGATCGACAGCGCCTCCACCGATCGCACCCGGGAGATCGCGCGGGAGAAGGGCGTCCCGGTATACATCCACCCGGAGATCCTCCCGGAGGTGGGCTCTTATCGGGGCAAAGGGGAGGCGCTGTGGAAGAGCCTCTACGTCCTGCGGGGGGATCTCATCGTCTGGACCGATACGGACATCACCAACTACCATCCCCGCTTCATTTATGGGCTGATCGGCCCGTTGCTGCGCTCCCCGCGCATCGGCCTGGTGAAGGGGTTCTACCGGCGTCCCATCCGGGTGGGGGAGCGGCTGCAAGCGGGGGGCGGCGGGCGGGTGACGGAGCTGGTGGCCCGGCCCCTGATCAACCTCTTCTTCCCGGAGCTCTCCGGGCTGATCCAGCCGCTGTCGGGGGAATACGCCGGCCGCCGGGAGATCTTGGAGCAGGTCCCCTTCTTCACTGGCTACGGGGTGGAGATCGGGCTGCTCATCGACATCCTGGAGCGGTTCGGCCTGTGGTCCATCGCCCAGGTGGATCTGCAGGAGCGGATCCACCGGAACCAGGACCTGGAGGCCCTCTCCAAGATGGCCTTCGCCATCATCCAGGTGGTGATCCGGCGCCTGGAGGACCGGCACAAGATCCAGCTGCTGGAGGAAGTCAACCGCTCCATGAAGCTGATCCGCCATGAGCCGGGCCGCTATTACCTGGAGGTGGAGGAGATCGGGGACGCCGAGCGCCCGCCGATGATCACCCTCCCCGCCTACCGGGAGCGGTTTCGGAAACAAGAGCCGGCCCTCCTCGGAGTGCCTCCCGGGCGCGGTTGA
- a CDS encoding Uma2 family endonuclease: MMGVKVRLTAADLWRMGEGDVRRELVDGEVIEMSPVGGVHGHVAARVTSRLSRYLEAHGGGWVVVGDVGFILRLPWDPERVRAPDVAFVAAERLPEGKLPAGFIEGAPDLAVEVLSPNDNAVDLQQKVRDYLEAGARRVWVVAPEARTVTVYRPDGTARFLREHEVLEGEEVLPGLAIPLAELFGS; the protein is encoded by the coding sequence ATGATGGGCGTGAAGGTGCGGTTAACGGCGGCGGATCTGTGGCGGATGGGCGAGGGGGATGTCCGTCGCGAACTTGTGGACGGGGAGGTCATCGAGATGTCACCGGTCGGCGGAGTGCACGGTCATGTAGCGGCCCGCGTGACTTCCCGCCTCTCTCGCTATCTGGAGGCCCACGGAGGAGGATGGGTAGTCGTGGGCGATGTGGGGTTTATTCTGAGGCTGCCGTGGGATCCGGAGCGGGTGCGGGCGCCGGACGTGGCCTTCGTTGCGGCGGAGCGGTTGCCGGAGGGGAAGCTCCCGGCGGGGTTCATCGAGGGGGCGCCGGATCTGGCGGTGGAGGTGCTGTCGCCGAACGACAACGCGGTGGATCTGCAGCAGAAAGTGCGGGACTACCTGGAGGCGGGGGCGCGGCGGGTGTGGGTGGTGGCCCCGGAGGCGCGGACGGTGACGGTGTATCGGCCGGACGGGACGGCGCGGTTCCTGCGGGAGCACGAGGTGCTGGAGGGGGAAGAGGTGCTGCCCGGCCTGGCCATCCCCCTCGCGGAGCTCTTCGGATCGTGA